The Shewanella mesophila genome contains the following window.
TGGCAAAACCTCGAATTAGCCAATTTGCCACTCATGCATCATGCTCAGAAGTGGCCAATTGACGCATTAAATGACACAGATCTTGCTTCGCGACTAGTTCAATTCGTGAAAAATAGCTAAGATACTGCGTTGAAATAGAGAAAACCTAAAATAGGAAATAGTGAAATGAAAACTGCTCATGAAATCCGTCCTGGTAACGTGATCATGTTAGATGGCAGCCCATGGGTTGTGCAGAAGACCGAAACAACGCGTTCAGGCCGTAACGCGGCTATCGTGAAAATGAAATTGAAGAACGTGCTACAAGACTCTTCAACTGAAACGACCTTCAAAGGCGAAGACAAGATGGACGATATCATTCTAGATCGTCTTGATTGTACTTATTCTTACTATGCAGACCCTATGTATGTATTCATGGATTCTGAGTACAACCAATACGATGTAGAAGCTGATAACCTAGGTGATGCAGCAGCTTATATCTGTGACGGTATGGAAGACATTTGCCAAGTAACTTTCTACGACGGTAAAGCAATCTCTGTTGAACTGCCAACGACTATTGTACGTGAAGTCACTTACACTGAGCCTTCAGCTCGTGGCGATACCTCTGGTAAAGTAATGAAGCCAGCAACTATCACTGGTGGCGGCACGCTAAGTGTTGCAGATTTCGTTAAAACCGGCGACATGATCGAAATCGATACTCGTACTAACGAATTTAAAAAACGCGCTTAATTTTTTAACGTGTTTTAAAAAGCCAGCGTATATCGCTGGCTTTTTGCTATCTAAATGCAATTAATCAGATACAAACCCCATGATAATCTCCATATTCAAAATAAAACACCAAATTATTGTTAACCAAATATCAATATCAGCAGTATATTCTGTTATTGGTTGAGTTTTTCTTATTACGCCCCTTTTAAAAGCAGAATTTTTTCGTTATTGTTCGCAGACTTAAGTTCAACAAATTTTAATTCGAATGCATTTAAGAGGTTTCAATGCGCCCAATCATTAAGTCAAATAAGCTCGATACCGTCTGTTATGACATTCGAGGACCCGTACACAAAGAAGCCCGTCGTTTAGAAGACGAAGGCCACCGGATCTTAAAACTTAATATTGGTAATCCCGCCCCATTTGGTTTTGAAGCGCCTGAAGAGATTGTCAGAGATGTGATCCTCAACCTACCGAGTGCACAAGGTTATTGTGAATCTAAAGGCCTATTCTCCGCCAGAAAAGCCATTGTGCAACACTACCAAAGCCAGGGGTTATTTGGCGTCGACATTGAAGATATTTATATCGGCAACGGCGTATCTGAGCTTATCGTCATGGCGATGCAAGGCTTGTTAAATAGCGATGATGAAGTACTCGTGCCCTCGCCTGATTATCCACTATGGACCGCCGCGGTTCACCTCTCTGGTGGCAAAGCGCAGCATTATCGTTGTGATGAAGAGTCAGATTGGTTCCCGGATCTTGAGGACATCAAGTCTAAGATCACCAATCGCACTCGAGGCTTGGTACTCATTAACCCCAATAACCCCACCGGCGCCGTTTATTCGAAAGAACTATTGTTGCAGGTGATAGAACTTTGTCGTCAACACGACATCATTTTGTTCGCCGATGAGATTTACGACAAGATCCTCTACGATGGCGCGGTGCATATCCCGGCTTCAACGCTCTCGGACGATATTCTGACCGTCACCTTCAATGGTTTATCTAAATCCTACCGCGCAGCGGGATTTCGTGTTGGCTGGATGATGCTATCGGGGAACCTTAAAGCCGCCAAAAGCTATATCGAAGGGTTAGATATGTTAGCCTCGATGCGCCTTTGCGCCAACGTACCCAATCAACACGCCATACAGACGGCGTTAGGCGGCTATCAGAGCATCAACGAGCTCGTCGCGCCAACGGGTAGACTCACCATTCAGCGCGACACCTGTTTCGAGCTACTTAACCAGATCCCTGGTGTCAGTTGTAAGAAGCCCAAAGGCGCACTATATGCGTTCCCTAAGCTCGATGCGAAAAAGTTCAACTTACGCGATGATGAACGTTTGGTACTCGATCTGTTGAAAGAAAAGAAGATCCTCCTAGTACAAGGTACCGCATTTAACTGGCGTGAACCCGATCATCTGCGAGTGGTGTTCTTGCCCTACAAAGAAGATCTCGAAAAGGCGATAACCGAATTTGGGGAGTTTCTCGAAACCTATCGTCAGTAATAATCTAGGCCCTCTTTAAAGCGATCAAATTGATCGCTTTTTTATTTTCTCCGCCTCTATTTCTTCACTCAACGCCTGTGTTAATGTGTTGGCACCAGTCGTATAAATAGATTAGTTATGAGCCATTTATTTGCCCATTTAGCCAGAATGAAGTTAATTCAGCGCTGGCCACTCATGTATAACGTTAGACCCGAAAATGTTCAAGAACACTCACTACAAGTCGCTATGGTTGCACATGCACTTGTGGTGATCAGCAATAAGAAATTTGATACTGAGCTCAATGCCGAACGTGCCGCGACCATCGCTATCTTTCATGATGCCAGTGAAGTGTTAACAGGCGATCTTCCGACGCCAGTTAAGTATTTTAACAAGGAAATTGAAGCTGAATACAAAAAAATTGAAGCCATTGCAGAACATAGGCTTTTAGAGATGGTTCCAGACGAATTCAAAGATGATTATCGTGAACTATTGACCAGTGAAAACACAGATTTAAAATATAAACAAATAGTTAAGTCGGCCGATACTCTTTGTGCTTACCTAAAGTGCCTAGAGGAAGAAGGGGCTGGCAATCATGAGTTCAAAACGGCAAAAAAGCGATTGTCTCAATCCTTAGCCAACAATCCAGACCCAGCAGTGAAATATTTTATCGACACTTTCATCCCGAGTTTCGAATTAAACTTGGATGACATTAACCGCCTTTTATGATCAGATCCTTAAGGAACTAATCGCTCAAGAGGAGCAAAGATGACTTCCGTTCAATGGCATGAAAGACGTTTAGGCGAAGACAAACATCGCCGTAACGATCACCGCAGTCCTTATCAGCGTGATAGGGCTAGGATATTACATTCTGCTGCATTTAGGCGTTTACAGGCTAAAACCCAAGTGCTTGGTGTTGGCATGAATGATTTTTATCGTACCCGGCTCACACACTCTCTTGAAGTATCCCAAATAGGCACAGGGATCTGTGCGCAGCTAAAACAAAAGTACCCGCAACTGGCTGGCTTGCTTGATTCCATGAGCCTGATAGAGTCACTCTGTTTAGCCCATGACATTGGACACCCTCCATTTGGTCACGGTGGTGAAGTGGCACTTAATTACATGATGCGCAGCGATGGCGGTTTTGAAGGTAACGGCCAAACCTTTAGAATTTTAACGGCCTTAGAGCCTTATACCCAATCTTTTGGGATGAATTTGTGCCGTCGAACCTTGCTTGGGATCTTAAAATATCCGGCCTGCCATGCCCAACTGTATCAATCCTACCCCAAACCTGAAGTCAGTAGTTATCGGCAACTTAAGCCATCTCAATGGCGGCCAGTTAAAGGGATATTTGATGAAGATAAATCGATAGTAGATTGGGTACTCGATCCGCTATCGAGTAACGATAAAAACCTCTTTCTATCGACCAAGACAATTGATCCGGCCGAGCACAAGCGGACCCTTTATAAATCACTGGATTGTTCCATCATGGAACTCGCCGATGATACCGCTTACGCAATCCATGATTTAGAAGATGCGATAGTGATGGGGATTGTTACCCAGGCGATGTGGCAACAAGATGTTGCAGATAAACTAGGGGCAAGCACAGACTCATGGATAAAGCAGGAGTTTGCCAACATAGGTGACAAACTGTTTTCTGTTGAAAATCATCTACGCAAAGATGCCATAGGCACTTTAGTTAATGGCTTTGTCACCGCCATCATCAT
Protein-coding sequences here:
- the efp gene encoding elongation factor P, whose protein sequence is MKTAHEIRPGNVIMLDGSPWVVQKTETTRSGRNAAIVKMKLKNVLQDSSTETTFKGEDKMDDIILDRLDCTYSYYADPMYVFMDSEYNQYDVEADNLGDAAAYICDGMEDICQVTFYDGKAISVELPTTIVREVTYTEPSARGDTSGKVMKPATITGGGTLSVADFVKTGDMIEIDTRTNEFKKRA
- a CDS encoding pyridoxal phosphate-dependent aminotransferase; this encodes MRPIIKSNKLDTVCYDIRGPVHKEARRLEDEGHRILKLNIGNPAPFGFEAPEEIVRDVILNLPSAQGYCESKGLFSARKAIVQHYQSQGLFGVDIEDIYIGNGVSELIVMAMQGLLNSDDEVLVPSPDYPLWTAAVHLSGGKAQHYRCDEESDWFPDLEDIKSKITNRTRGLVLINPNNPTGAVYSKELLLQVIELCRQHDIILFADEIYDKILYDGAVHIPASTLSDDILTVTFNGLSKSYRAAGFRVGWMMLSGNLKAAKSYIEGLDMLASMRLCANVPNQHAIQTALGGYQSINELVAPTGRLTIQRDTCFELLNQIPGVSCKKPKGALYAFPKLDAKKFNLRDDERLVLDLLKEKKILLVQGTAFNWREPDHLRVVFLPYKEDLEKAITEFGEFLETYRQ
- the yfbR gene encoding 5'-deoxynucleotidase, whose translation is MSHLFAHLARMKLIQRWPLMYNVRPENVQEHSLQVAMVAHALVVISNKKFDTELNAERAATIAIFHDASEVLTGDLPTPVKYFNKEIEAEYKKIEAIAEHRLLEMVPDEFKDDYRELLTSENTDLKYKQIVKSADTLCAYLKCLEEEGAGNHEFKTAKKRLSQSLANNPDPAVKYFIDTFIPSFELNLDDINRLL
- a CDS encoding anti-phage deoxyguanosine triphosphatase, which encodes MTSVQWHERRLGEDKHRRNDHRSPYQRDRARILHSAAFRRLQAKTQVLGVGMNDFYRTRLTHSLEVSQIGTGICAQLKQKYPQLAGLLDSMSLIESLCLAHDIGHPPFGHGGEVALNYMMRSDGGFEGNGQTFRILTALEPYTQSFGMNLCRRTLLGILKYPACHAQLYQSYPKPEVSSYRQLKPSQWRPVKGIFDEDKSIVDWVLDPLSSNDKNLFLSTKTIDPAEHKRTLYKSLDCSIMELADDTAYAIHDLEDAIVMGIVTQAMWQQDVADKLGASTDSWIKQEFANIGDKLFSVENHLRKDAIGTLVNGFVTAIIIHDNPDFTEPLLRYNAALEQPFQEALDILKQFVYQRVIRKPEIQMLEYKGQQIVMELFEAFASDPQRLLPLNTQERWQQTFDKNGNTHRVIADYISGMTDEFAARLHQHLFSARAGSLIDLQ